The following are encoded together in the Nitrospirota bacterium genome:
- a CDS encoding DegT/DnrJ/EryC1/StrS family aminotransferase, with the protein MTNNKPTIPMLDLKIQYNSLRGEIEKAIHEISESGIFILGQNVASFEKEVAAYHGVRYAVGVASGTDALHLALKAIGIKTGDEVITTPFTFIAAAEAITYDGGVPVFVDIDKETFNIDPAKIEEKITPRTKAIVPVHLFGSPANMDEIMAIAKKHNLRVIEDCAQAFGAKYKGKATGSIGDAGCFSFYPSKNLGAYGDGGIIVTDDQEIYDTVKLLRNHGSAVVYHHKFVGYNSRLDEFQAAILRIKLKHIDVYNQKRRDIAKIYSSLMSHAVKCPSVPSGTTHVYHQYTIRSKKRDLIKKELADNAASSVVYYPIPLHLQEAFGYLGHKPGDFPESEAAANEVLSLPIYPEMEPEQAEFISKVILNCL; encoded by the coding sequence ATGACAAATAATAAACCGACAATACCGATGCTGGATCTCAAGATCCAGTACAACTCGCTCCGGGGCGAGATCGAGAAAGCCATTCACGAAATATCGGAAAGCGGCATCTTCATTCTCGGCCAGAATGTCGCTTCATTTGAAAAAGAGGTCGCGGCATATCATGGCGTCAGGTACGCTGTCGGGGTCGCATCCGGAACAGACGCGCTCCACCTCGCTCTCAAAGCTATCGGCATTAAAACAGGTGACGAGGTTATCACAACCCCTTTCACCTTTATAGCCGCTGCTGAAGCCATAACCTATGACGGCGGAGTCCCTGTATTTGTTGATATCGACAAAGAGACCTTCAACATAGACCCGGCAAAGATAGAAGAGAAGATAACCCCCAGAACAAAGGCCATAGTGCCTGTGCACCTCTTCGGGTCGCCTGCCAATATGGATGAGATCATGGCGATAGCAAAGAAACACAATCTCAGGGTCATTGAAGACTGCGCGCAGGCATTCGGCGCGAAATATAAGGGCAAGGCAACCGGAAGCATCGGTGACGCGGGCTGTTTCAGTTTTTATCCGAGCAAAAACCTCGGAGCCTATGGAGACGGCGGCATCATTGTGACCGATGACCAGGAGATATATGACACTGTTAAACTGCTGCGCAACCACGGGAGCGCTGTAGTATATCATCACAAGTTTGTCGGCTATAACAGCAGGCTTGATGAGTTTCAGGCAGCTATCCTCAGAATAAAACTTAAACATATAGATGTCTATAATCAGAAGAGGCGCGACATAGCAAAAATATATTCTTCACTCATGTCCCACGCTGTCAAGTGCCCCTCCGTGCCGTCCGGGACAACACATGTTTATCATCAATACACCATAAGGTCAAAAAAACGCGATCTCATCAAAAAAGAGCTTGCAGATAATGCAGCCTCATCCGTTGTCTATTACCCCATCCCGCTCCACCTGCAGGAGGCATTCGGATATCTGGGACATAAGCCGGGTGACTTCCCTGAAAGTGAAGCTGCTGCCAATGAAGTTCTATCTCTCCCCATATATCCTGAAATGGAACCTGAACAGGCAGAGTTCATATCTAAAGTTATATTGAATTGTCTTTGA
- a CDS encoding putative DNA binding domain-containing protein, with protein MKNLYINEILTKIQSSLETGKFIPIETEIVELKGLSTGGDWKSLKETVCAFLNTNGGYIIAGIHERNMQYVLNGFNRDNESNLIDLRSKIFQADNGTFPDLSDYLSFEYDDFQNTNLAVVLVRPVPEDLKYLRFDGIYYERILSQDKKILDTKILQHQEYKQELEYAKEITPIKEASLNDLSLDKINHYITLLNREIRKETLKADLQQSMSFLARQYFMRQEQITTLGMLICGDDPFHFLENRVAVDCYLDTGESIAKDKKIFRNDVISLMEDTFKFVWGNIKIGRSVSEGGSTEPEYSEDLIREVINNALAHRDYYSNNFIAVTIKPNEYLEIRNPGTFKQKLTVSHHTHEIQIRRIIPGIPETKNPKLASALKVFEKIESRGRGMATLVNACLINKTDLPYYDLSNPDTICLRIPSGKLIDEQIESWLNSFKKYILNKLGDNLTFHHKAVLAYFYKSEILNRKRLYTILLTESNNHFNVIESLKKAGLIFEHPVSTENAPLYMVDRELMKDDFSSELKAIFDSEYIYLDSVSKKVLNIIYRHTLYNEEPVTARQLTPEIYRAEIGSKIDVKKFENLGRKVRNMCNKLNKKTILIKSPKGYTLNSDFKKPNDLL; from the coding sequence ATGAAGAATCTTTATATAAATGAAATTTTAACTAAAATTCAATCTTCACTTGAAACGGGGAAGTTCATTCCTATTGAAACAGAGATAGTGGAGTTGAAAGGTTTATCAACCGGTGGTGATTGGAAATCCCTCAAAGAAACGGTCTGTGCTTTTCTGAATACAAATGGCGGTTATATTATTGCTGGCATTCATGAAAGGAATATGCAATATGTTTTAAATGGATTTAACAGGGATAATGAGTCAAATCTGATTGACTTACGGTCTAAAATATTTCAGGCAGATAACGGAACTTTTCCTGATTTATCTGATTATCTATCCTTTGAATATGATGATTTTCAAAATACTAATCTGGCAGTTGTCTTGGTCCGTCCGGTACCGGAAGACCTGAAATATTTGAGATTTGACGGTATTTATTATGAGCGTATTTTATCGCAGGACAAAAAGATACTTGATACAAAAATACTCCAGCATCAGGAGTATAAGCAAGAACTTGAGTATGCAAAAGAAATCACACCGATCAAAGAAGCATCTCTTAATGATTTAAGCCTTGATAAGATCAACCATTACATCACGTTGCTTAATAGGGAGATCAGAAAAGAAACCTTAAAGGCGGATTTGCAGCAATCTATGTCTTTCCTTGCAAGACAGTATTTCATGAGGCAGGAGCAGATAACAACGCTTGGGATGCTTATTTGCGGGGATGACCCTTTTCACTTTCTTGAAAACAGGGTGGCAGTTGACTGCTATCTTGATACCGGAGAATCTATTGCGAAAGATAAAAAGATATTCAGAAATGATGTGATAAGCCTTATGGAGGATACCTTCAAATTTGTATGGGGTAATATAAAAATAGGCCGGTCTGTTAGCGAAGGCGGATCAACAGAACCTGAATATTCAGAAGATTTAATAAGAGAAGTCATCAATAATGCGTTAGCACACAGGGATTATTATTCGAATAATTTTATTGCCGTAACTATAAAGCCAAATGAATATCTTGAAATAAGAAATCCCGGCACATTTAAACAGAAACTCACCGTCTCTCATCACACACATGAAATACAGATCAGAAGAATTATTCCCGGCATTCCAGAGACCAAGAATCCCAAGCTTGCTTCTGCTCTGAAGGTATTTGAGAAAATAGAAAGCAGGGGCAGAGGAATGGCTACTTTGGTTAATGCCTGTCTGATAAATAAAACTGACCTGCCATATTATGATCTAAGCAATCCAGATACTATTTGCCTGAGAATTCCGTCAGGTAAATTAATTGATGAACAGATTGAATCGTGGTTGAACAGTTTCAAAAAATACATTCTTAATAAATTGGGTGACAATTTAACTTTTCATCATAAAGCTGTTCTTGCCTATTTTTACAAATCAGAGATTCTCAACCGTAAAAGGCTTTATACAATTCTACTTACTGAAAGTAATAATCACTTCAATGTAATTGAATCTCTAAAAAAGGCAGGACTGATATTTGAACATCCTGTCAGTACAGAGAATGCGCCTCTTTATATGGTTGACAGGGAACTCATGAAAGACGATTTTTCATCAGAGTTAAAAGCGATCTTTGACTCCGAATATATATACCTTGATTCTGTATCTAAAAAAGTACTGAATATTATTTACAGACACACACTTTATAATGAAGAGCCTGTAACTGCAAGACAACTTACTCCTGAAATATACCGTGCCGAGATCGGCTCAAAAATTGATGTGAAGAAATTTGAAAATTTAGGCAGAAAAGTCAGAAATATGTGCAACAAACTAAATAAAAAAACCATATTGATCAAGTCGCCCAAAGGCTACACTCTAAATTCTGATTTCAAGAAACCAAATGACTTGCTTTAA
- the lpxB gene encoding lipid-A-disaccharide synthase, with product MSKTMMISAGEASGELYGALMSREVKTRWPETEIFGIGGAKMEGEGVELIAKITSVMGFTEAVKHLGKIRENFKKAKDALVNRKPDILVLIDYPDFNLALAKKAKSAGIPVLYYVSPQVWAWRAGRIKKIASLADKIAVLFPFEVDYYKGTGLPCEFVGHPITETININKTNEELKISLGLHPDKPVITLLPGSRPDEISRHMPVINEVAERLHNELPDFQIVIPLAEGSESPEGVKSYITVFRNRTREAVACSAVSLVASGTATLETALLGTPMAVFYIVSPLTYSLAKLLVKVRYASLVNILSGKEVVRELIQKDATTDNIFREIKRIIEDKPYKDEIISNLKKVRDVMTGKNPSNRVAAMAGEIAGWNSTSAY from the coding sequence ATGTCAAAAACAATGATGATCAGCGCCGGAGAGGCATCTGGTGAACTCTACGGAGCGCTTATGAGCAGAGAGGTAAAGACAAGATGGCCTGAAACTGAGATATTCGGCATCGGCGGCGCAAAAATGGAAGGCGAGGGAGTGGAGCTGATCGCAAAGATCACAAGCGTGATGGGATTCACAGAGGCGGTCAAACATCTTGGAAAGATAAGAGAGAACTTCAAAAAGGCAAAGGATGCGCTTGTTAACAGAAAGCCGGATATCCTCGTGCTCATTGATTATCCTGATTTCAACCTGGCGCTGGCAAAGAAGGCGAAATCAGCCGGCATTCCCGTGCTTTATTATGTCAGCCCGCAGGTCTGGGCGTGGCGCGCGGGGCGGATCAAAAAGATAGCATCACTGGCAGACAAGATAGCTGTGCTCTTCCCTTTTGAGGTTGATTACTATAAAGGCACAGGCCTGCCCTGCGAATTTGTAGGCCACCCCATTACAGAAACAATTAATATAAATAAGACGAATGAAGAGCTAAAGATATCATTGGGGCTGCATCCTGACAAACCGGTGATCACACTCCTGCCCGGCAGCAGGCCTGATGAGATCAGCAGGCACATGCCGGTAATTAACGAAGTCGCTGAAAGGCTGCACAATGAACTTCCGGACTTTCAGATAGTCATCCCTCTGGCAGAGGGGTCGGAATCGCCGGAGGGAGTTAAAAGTTATATCACAGTATTCAGGAACCGGACGAGAGAAGCTGTTGCCTGCTCGGCTGTCTCACTTGTAGCTTCAGGCACCGCGACCCTTGAGACAGCCCTTCTCGGAACGCCCATGGCTGTATTTTATATCGTATCGCCTCTGACATACAGCCTGGCGAAACTGCTTGTAAAGGTCAGGTACGCGTCACTCGTCAACATACTTTCCGGAAAAGAGGTTGTCAGAGAGTTGATCCAGAAAGATGCGACCACTGACAATATATTCAGGGAGATAAAGAGGATCATTGAAGATAAACCGTACAAAGATGAAATAATTTCCAATCTAAAAAAGGTCAGGGATGTCATGACAGGCAAGAACCCCTCAAACAGGGTGGCTGCCATGGCAGGTGAAATAGCTGGATGGAACAGTACAAGCGCGTATTAA
- the lpxI gene encoding UDP-2,3-diacylglucosamine diphosphatase LpxI (LpxI, functionally equivalent to LpxH, replaces it in LPS biosynthesis in a minority of bacteria.) has product MPVKAARSTEHPRTLGIIAGMGHLPKIVAAEARKKGYRVTGFALQPPSDDSLREFVDDFHKVNIGHFGKLISLMKKLSVTEAVMAGKVPKSLLYSNKMKLIPDMRTAKVLFSLKDRSDDTIMLAIVKELEKDGIRLLNTTSFTSDSLVPEGILTKKKPTKEELEDIEFGWKLAKKMGQLDIGQTVIVKDKAVMAVEAIEGTDEAIKRGGTLSGKGAVVIKVSKPDQDMRFDVPVVGIDTLHSMKSVHAKILALEAGKCIIIDKEKFIKEADKDGMVVVGLTL; this is encoded by the coding sequence ATGCCGGTAAAGGCAGCACGCAGTACCGAACATCCCAGGACATTAGGCATCATAGCGGGAATGGGGCATCTCCCGAAGATCGTGGCGGCAGAAGCGAGAAAAAAAGGTTACCGGGTAACAGGATTCGCCCTTCAGCCGCCTTCCGATGATTCGCTCAGGGAATTTGTTGACGATTTTCATAAGGTCAATATCGGACATTTCGGCAAGCTGATCTCGCTGATGAAAAAACTGTCGGTTACAGAAGCGGTGATGGCAGGCAAAGTCCCCAAGAGCCTGCTTTACAGCAACAAGATGAAGCTCATACCTGACATGAGAACTGCCAAGGTGCTCTTTTCACTGAAGGACCGCTCGGATGACACTATAATGCTTGCGATTGTAAAGGAGCTTGAAAAGGACGGGATAAGGCTCTTGAATACGACATCCTTCACTTCTGACTCTCTTGTGCCTGAAGGAATACTGACAAAGAAAAAACCGACAAAAGAAGAATTGGAAGACATAGAATTCGGATGGAAGCTCGCGAAAAAGATGGGGCAGCTTGATATCGGACAGACCGTAATTGTCAAGGACAAGGCTGTTATGGCTGTGGAGGCGATAGAAGGGACTGATGAAGCTATCAAAAGAGGCGGAACTCTCTCAGGAAAAGGGGCCGTTGTCATAAAGGTAAGCAAGCCTGATCAGGATATGCGCTTTGATGTTCCTGTTGTGGGGATTGATACGCTTCACTCCATGAAAAGTGTGCACGCGAAAATTCTGGCTCTTGAAGCAGGGAAATGCATAATCATCGATAAAGAAAAATTCATCAAAGAAGCCGATAAAGACGGGATGGTTGTAGTAGGGCTTACCTTGTAG
- the lpxA gene encoding acyl-ACP--UDP-N-acetylglucosamine O-acyltransferase, whose amino-acid sequence MAKTKIHSTSIVSSTAKLGDGVDIGPFCIIGKGVKIGKNTRLVSHVTIKEAEIGSDCVIYPFSAIGLAPQDTKYKNEKTMVKIGNNNTIRESVTIHRASVDGNGLTEIGDNNFIMAYSHIAHDCKLGNSIIMANTTTLAGHVEVEDFAVIGGLVAVHQHARIGTCCMIGGVSGVSMDVPPYTMASGNRAKLFGLNTTGLKRQGIKDSSIKELKSAYKLLFRSKLTLKEAIDKVKSDLKQTNEIKHLLKFIENSAKRGICR is encoded by the coding sequence ATGGCTAAGACAAAGATACATAGCACATCAATAGTATCATCCACTGCCAAACTTGGCGATGGAGTGGACATAGGCCCCTTCTGCATCATAGGGAAAGGCGTCAAGATCGGAAAGAACACAAGGCTTGTCTCTCATGTCACTATCAAAGAAGCCGAGATCGGAAGCGACTGTGTCATATATCCGTTCTCAGCGATAGGGCTTGCCCCGCAGGACACCAAATATAAGAATGAAAAAACGATGGTGAAGATAGGAAACAATAATACCATCAGGGAGAGCGTTACCATTCACCGCGCCTCAGTGGACGGGAACGGATTGACCGAGATCGGGGACAACAATTTCATAATGGCATATTCACACATTGCACATGACTGCAAGCTGGGGAACTCTATAATAATGGCGAACACCACCACGCTTGCAGGCCATGTTGAAGTAGAGGATTTCGCGGTCATCGGCGGCCTGGTCGCTGTACACCAGCATGCAAGGATCGGGACATGCTGCATGATAGGCGGCGTAAGTGGCGTAAGCATGGATGTCCCGCCATATACCATGGCTTCAGGCAACAGGGCGAAACTTTTCGGCCTGAATACAACAGGGCTCAAACGCCAGGGGATCAAAGACTCCTCGATCAAAGAACTTAAATCCGCTTACAAATTGCTCTTTAGAAGCAAGCTCACTCTAAAAGAGGCAATTGATAAGGTCAAGAGCGATCTGAAGCAGACAAACGAGATAAAGCACCTTTTGAAGTTCATTGAGAACAGCGCAAAAAGAGGCATATGCCGGTAA
- a CDS encoding putative DNA binding domain-containing protein: MIDADKINILIKEGEGLTVEFKERYTPKIDRDIVAFANSKGGLLLLGVDDRGKVVGETLTNRMKAEINAIARNCDPSIHIKKIRQKGKIVVVEVAEGDEKPYGSSSGYYRRLDAVTQKMTQREVRSIFRETDEISFEDITCSDSNLKDISLKKVKTFLQEANTPYKISKANLAAFLTSLSIYRKGKINNAGALMFASKVEKFIPHSESIFAAFKGTERTNIYDRKDVRDDLLLQFNEAVAFLKKHLNVRSEIREFNRFDIYEIPLDALREAVVNAIVHRNYAIKGTSIYVRVFDDRVEIENPGGLVEGMAKRDFGKSSVRRNPIIADLFHRMDKVERMGTGINRMRMLMVEAGLKEPVFEMDSFFRAIFYRDPRYSLKAGEIEDTTQKSSQKSSQKSSQKSSQKILDIIKEQATVTIKELAEKLGISDRAVKKNITKLREQGLLRRVGPDRGGHWEIVDV, encoded by the coding sequence ATGATCGATGCCGACAAGATAAACATTCTGATTAAAGAAGGAGAAGGCTTAACGGTTGAGTTTAAGGAGAGATACACTCCAAAGATTGACCGTGATATTGTAGCTTTTGCCAATTCAAAGGGCGGATTATTGCTTCTTGGAGTTGATGACAGAGGAAAGGTTGTCGGAGAGACGCTGACCAATAGAATGAAGGCGGAAATAAATGCTATTGCCCGGAACTGTGATCCATCAATTCACATTAAGAAAATCCGTCAGAAGGGAAAGATCGTTGTTGTTGAAGTCGCCGAGGGAGATGAAAAGCCTTACGGCTCATCTTCAGGTTATTACAGGCGGCTTGACGCAGTGACACAGAAGATGACGCAGCGGGAGGTGCGGTCTATCTTTCGTGAAACCGATGAAATATCCTTTGAGGATATCACTTGCAGCGATTCAAATCTTAAGGATATTTCACTTAAGAAAGTGAAAACATTTCTGCAGGAAGCGAATACGCCCTATAAGATCAGCAAGGCAAATCTTGCCGCCTTTCTCACAAGTCTGAGCATTTACAGAAAAGGCAAAATCAACAATGCAGGGGCCTTAATGTTTGCCTCCAAAGTTGAAAAGTTCATCCCTCATTCAGAGAGCATCTTCGCGGCCTTTAAAGGAACTGAAAGAACTAATATTTATGACCGGAAGGATGTGAGAGACGATCTTCTACTGCAGTTCAATGAAGCAGTTGCTTTCCTTAAGAAACATCTGAATGTAAGAAGTGAAATTCGTGAATTTAACCGGTTTGATATTTATGAGATTCCACTGGATGCGTTAAGGGAGGCTGTTGTTAATGCAATTGTACACAGGAATTATGCGATTAAAGGAACCAGTATCTATGTAAGGGTTTTCGATGACCGTGTCGAAATAGAAAACCCTGGAGGATTGGTTGAAGGTATGGCCAAGCGGGATTTCGGCAAGTCTTCTGTAAGACGGAATCCGATCATTGCTGATTTATTTCATCGCATGGATAAAGTTGAACGCATGGGCACAGGCATCAATCGCATGAGGATGCTTATGGTTGAAGCCGGCCTGAAAGAACCTGTCTTTGAAATGGATTCATTCTTCAGGGCCATTTTTTATCGCGATCCACGGTATTCGCTTAAAGCTGGAGAGATAGAGGATACTACCCAGAAAAGTTCCCAGAAAAGTTCCCAGAAAAGTTCCCAGAAAAGTTCCCAGAAAATATTAGATATTATAAAGGAACAGGCAACAGTAACTATTAAGGAGTTAGCTGAAAAACTTGGGATAAGCGACAGGGCTGTTAAAAAAAATATAACAAAACTGAGGGAACAGGGATTACTTAGGCGCGTCGGCCCTGATAGAGGCGGGCATTGGGAGATAGTTGATGTCTAA
- a CDS encoding Gfo/Idh/MocA family oxidoreductase: protein MIKNTSDMIKVGVIGVGSIGRHHARIYAEMKNAALVGIVDYDIERARELASQYNCKAYKDHMEMMDEVDAVSIAVPTTLHHKVAMDFLKHGKDILVEKPITSTLQEADELISEADKKGLIIQVGHLERFNSGVSLISSMIDKPSFIESQRLSPFLGRGIDVDVTLDLMIHDIDIILSLVNSDITDIRATGASVLTDNIDVAHAWIEFENGCVAEAVTSRMADEKKRQLKVFQHDAFLNLDYQNQEVSCVRRHGTEVNSETLKAETKEPLKEQLISFVDCIINRTKPIVSGHAGKEALKIALKVSELIRRENRKAQAAKSYDK from the coding sequence ATGATAAAAAATACATCAGACATGATTAAGGTCGGGGTCATAGGCGTTGGTTCCATAGGAAGGCATCACGCGAGGATATATGCTGAAATGAAGAACGCAGCCCTTGTCGGTATTGTGGATTATGATATCGAAAGGGCGCGGGAACTTGCTTCTCAGTACAATTGCAAAGCATATAAAGACCATATGGAAATGATGGATGAAGTGGATGCCGTAAGCATCGCCGTGCCTACGACTCTGCACCATAAGGTCGCAATGGACTTTCTCAAACACGGCAAAGACATACTTGTTGAAAAACCTATAACCTCCACATTGCAGGAGGCGGATGAACTGATATCAGAGGCGGACAAAAAAGGGCTGATAATTCAGGTGGGACATCTTGAGAGGTTCAATTCAGGCGTCTCGCTCATAAGCAGCATGATCGATAAGCCCAGCTTCATAGAGTCACAGCGCCTCTCCCCATTTCTCGGCAGAGGGATAGATGTTGATGTGACTCTTGACTTAATGATACATGATATAGATATAATACTCAGCCTTGTAAATTCAGATATAACCGACATCCGCGCAACCGGCGCCTCTGTACTCACGGATAATATAGATGTCGCGCATGCCTGGATCGAATTTGAGAACGGCTGTGTCGCTGAAGCTGTCACCAGCAGGATGGCAGATGAGAAGAAGAGGCAGTTGAAGGTCTTTCAGCACGACGCCTTTCTGAACCTCGATTATCAGAATCAGGAAGTCTCATGCGTAAGAAGGCACGGTACTGAAGTGAATAGTGAGACGCTGAAGGCCGAGACAAAGGAACCTTTAAAAGAGCAGCTGATATCTTTTGTTGACTGTATAATTAACAGAACTAAACCTATTGTATCGGGCCACGCCGGAAAGGAAGCCCTAAAGATAGCGCTAAAGGTCTCTGAACTGATCCGCCGCGAAAACAGGAAAGCTCAGGCAGCTAAATCATATGACAAATAA